The genomic interval AACAACTATTCAGCAGTGCCAGAGGAACTATTGCACGATTTCAATAGCACCAGAAAAATTGATCTATCAAACAATTATATAGAAATGCTGCCCGCTGGCATTGCGGAATCCCTACCACAGTTAAGACATTTGGTTCTCGATCACAACAACTTCTCTGACCCAAACGAACTCCTGCGTATCAATATACGAGGCAAGGCGTCGATGCATTACAATCCATTTAAATGCGATTGCAGCGATCCCAACTATAAGCAAATCCTGTATCAAGCTAACGTACGCATATGGATATCATGTACAAAAGGGCAGTGCTTAATCGGGTTTTTGTCTTGCCTTTGCAGAATTTAATGACAACCGTCGTGTGTGCAAATAATACAACTGGCAAGCCCAAATCGTATCTGGACCTTTGCTATCAAGAACAAGGTAACTCGCGGATATGGTGGCCTTTAATAACaatcgttgttgttattttcgtTGTAAATGTCATCATTTGCCGCAGATTGGCGTGAATATTGCAGTTTGCcatattgaataataatattaaaatttactAAGCTACAGTATTAGCATATcagctataaataaaagaatcttaatctaaaaaaaaaaaaaagttacaaTAGATATCTTAGATAGATACAATGTTTAAGGATAGCTGTCAGTTGTTTGGGTACATGTTCATTTTTCTAAAGGCGTCGTTTAGTCGAGGCTATAGGATAGAAAATAAGACATAAGATTATAAATGTTGcctcatatttttattattattaagcaAATTATTTAACGTGAATACCACCTCCAGCCCAACCGacacgaacaaaaaaaaaccaaaaaaaaaacgatacaAACTACGACTAtgtgtacaaatacaattgcAAATACTTGGAAGCGGGGCAAGTtctcgattatcggaaaaaaactcgatctgcgcaggcactaggagcatctacatctaaaatttcaaatctctagctcttataggttctgagatccttcgTATGAACGTATATatgacggatggacggacgaaCGAACGAACGTTCGAATCGGCTATTGATaccgatcaagaatatatatactttatgaagtCGAATACGATTTacactttttacccatttttaactAATATCTACCGTTTTATGTGTTTAAACTTTTTTCgtcaacaattttgtttatccTGAACAAgagtacaaaaatatatttgatccATTCAgaagtgttgcatactttttggctcttacaaaaaaaaaaatggtaacTGGTACACTGAGCCACCCTAATGGTAGGAGGAAAGCCTACTACAAAAGCTAACTGAAAGCTTGCCGCACCGCAAAAGCTTAAAGCGTGTGTGCCAAAGCTCATTGCTGAGCACCGTTTTCAGGGTAgggggcaacaacagcaaaggctGCCCCAGTTTTTGCCAGCAGCCCTGACATGCAGCAAGCATAAAAGTACCCGAAAGTGGGTCAAGTAACTGGCGGCTGCCCTTGGCACGGCGAATTTGTCCTTGATGCTAGCGTTAGCGCATCCAATTGAGATGGAATACACGGCATCCGGCCTGGAGTTGGGTTTGGGTTGGGGTGTGCCAATAGAgtttataagaaatatattttctggagacttttttcataattttgatAAAGCTTTTGCaattataatttctttttaatttaaaaagttcTATTACAAACGTAAAATTAGTTTTATCTTTTCTTGTATTTCCATCATAATAAATATGGGCGACTTGCGTTTAGTGGAGTTTTAATGGGCCGAGGGCTGGCCGGGCCCtgacacagatacacacacacacacatactacctgcacacatatacatatacatatgtacatgcatttacacatacacataattTCGTGCAGCGCCTGGAATGTGGGTCAACATATTTTCGCTGCTGCCTGACGCTGCTTTTTgacccattttttttttttttttggtttatttacttcatttctctttttttttgtatgttgcAGTTGCCAAACTGTGTTGCAGGCGATATTTAACATACAATTTATGGCTGGTGGCAATTGCACTCGCAGTTCAAAGTtcagtgcaacaacaacaacaacaacaacaacaacaacaacaaatggcgGACAGCTGAGCTCAGCTTTGGGGTGGGATGCGGCACAGTTCCATGATCTGCGCCCAATTTAGTTGCATTGTCGTCTCTCGATGGGaacaatgaaaatgtttgtCTGCCGACTGTCAACGTTGCCACGCACAGTCCAGGGGCAAAGACCAAGcgcagttgtgtgtgtgtgtgtgtgcgtgttcgtgtgtgtggcACGGGGAGCGGCAATTCGATGATCGGTGAAATTAGTTTGTTAGCCATGTCAAGTATTctctttggttttttgtttttttttttgtcacacAGGTGCCGCGTCTCTGGCTCCAGCGAACTGTGGCCAACCGGTTGTCAAAATGCTGGACATGACATAAATTTGTAtctgcaactggcaactggcaacctGGCAACTGGCTACGTCTTGGCTTGCCACAGCCCGGAACGTACCGCACTTTGTTTCCACATATTTCAGCGCTCATCTTTGTCTAGAATTTATGCTTCCTGGCGCTGACGTGTGCACATCAATCAGACGACGCGTTTGCTAACTTGATGTTCATTATGTGCACAACGCTGACCCCTCACCCCcgggcaaacaacaacaagctgctaacaatggcaacaagcATTCCAATTGGGCCAGCACGCAACTTGCAACCGTTTTTAATCCCAATTTCAATGCCACCGAGGCTGGCTGTTGGCGTAGCGCCCAGCTTTGGCCTTCTCTGACAGCTTTGATGGACATCTGACACACACTTTCGTGGcacaagcaaacacacacacacacacacacacacacacacacagctggaCAGCTGAGAAAGCAGCAATTGGACTCATTTATACATTAAGCAAATGAGAAGTTATAGAAGCTAAGCTAAATCATGATAGACATTAAAATAGAAAGCTTCTAATTTCAATGCAACTCCGCTCTATGCAAAACGTATGCAGATATGTTATCAATTTTTCCGAttagccacgcccactcaaCCAATATTGTTATGTATATCGATCTATACTCTAATTTTGTTCACTCTAGCTGTAAAACGTAGATAAAAAGATCTCTCAATTGACCCCTGAACTTGCAAAGATTCAACTATTAAACCTGAATTAGAAATACAAATAACTGTTAAGCACATGATAAGAGCTCGCGAGAGATTCTTGCAGAGTTTCATCAACTGTTAACACTTTAG from Drosophila virilis strain 15010-1051.87 chromosome 2, Dvir_AGI_RSII-ME, whole genome shotgun sequence carries:
- the LOC26530428 gene encoding leucine-rich repeat-containing protein 3B, translating into MILSLALILSASVEPFDSVSRAELDCGCFFHVERVANCSNRASIDFKCLRKRAPTELWLRWNNYSAVPEELLHDFNSTRKIDLSNNYIEMLPAGIAESLPQLRHLVLDHNNFSDPNELLRINIRGKASMHYNPFKCDCSDPNYKQILYQANNLMTTVVCANNTTGKPKSYLDLCYQEQGNSRIWWPLITIVVVIFVVNVIICRRLA